A window of the Callospermophilus lateralis isolate mCalLat2 chromosome 7, mCalLat2.hap1, whole genome shotgun sequence genome harbors these coding sequences:
- the LOC143404115 gene encoding putative vomeronasal receptor-like protein 4, with amino-acid sequence MKMDQHFSYVALRKAFYPQAGIGITANTILLCLHIATVFMGHKPRLTDLPVTHLALTHILMLLTMGLLVSTDIWETQDIPGDFKCKVLVFLHKVMRGLSICTTCVLSVLQAIPMSPNGSWLANFKLTSRNPIVGLFVLLWALTMTLSSNLLLCTVATPNKTQPGLLFLIDHCSLLLMSYRHRSLFLALVALRDLLFLGLMVLSSAYIINLLHRHKKQAMSLHTSRFSPRRSPEERATYTILLLINCFEVLYCVDSIFSLIVVMTWTGDPILLCLQMLVANGYGTISLLVLISADTRIIKIVQTKWREKVQLLAKLM; translated from the coding sequence ATGAAGATGGACCAACATTTCAGTTATGTTGCCCTAAGAAAAGCCTTCTATCCACAGGCTGGCATTGGGATCACAGCTAACACCATTCTGCTTTGCCTTCACATTGCCACGGTCTTTATGGGCCACAAGCCCAGGCTCACCGACCTCCCTGTCACCCACTTGGCCCTAACCCACATCCTCATGCTCCTCACCATGGGCCTTTTGGTGTCTACAGACATTTGGGAAACACAAGACATTCCAGGTGACTTCAAATGCAAAGTACTTGTCTTCCTGCACAAGGTCATGAGGGGGCTGTCCATCTGTACCACCTGTGTCCTGAGTGTGCTTCAGGCCATCCCCATGAGTCCCAATGGCTCCTGGTTGGCCAACTTCAAACTGACATCCAGAAATCCCATTGTGGGGCTATTTGTCTTGTTATGGGCCCTCACCATGACCCTCTCCAGTAACCTGCTCCTCTGCACTGTGGCCACACCCAATAAGACCCAGCCTGGTCTTCTGTTTCTTATTGACCACTGTTCCCTTCTGCTCATGAGCTACAGACACAGAAGCCTCTTTCTTGCCTTGGTGGCATTGAGAGATCTCTTATTTCTGGGTCTGATGGTTCTTTCAAGTGCATACATTATAAATCTTTTGCATAGACATAAAAAACAAGCCATGTCTCTTCATACCTCCAGGTTTTCTCCACGAAGATCCCCAGAAGAAAGGGCCACTTACACTATTCTGTTGCTCATCAACTGCTTTGAGGTCTTGTACTGTGTGGACTCCATCTTTTCACTGATTGTAGTCATGACATGGACTGGTGACCCCATCCTGTTGTGTCTTCAAATGCTTGTGGCCAATGGCTATGGCACCATCAGTCTTTTGGTGCTGATAAGTGCTGACACACGCATAATAAAAATTGTGCAAACCAAATGGAGAGAGAAAGTTCAGCTTCTGGCTAAACTGATGTAA